One Kribbella sp. NBC_00662 genomic region harbors:
- the recN gene encoding DNA repair protein RecN: MLSEIRITGLGVIEDATLDLDPGFTAVTGETGAGKTMVVTGVNMLLGGRADSGLVRHGTRRARVEGRASAVPKSIVQQAEDRGGELDDDELLIARELSSEGRSRAFLGGASVPVSVLGEVSGDLVAIHGQADQWRLLQPARQRETLDTFAGKAVLVPLQEYSAAYKRHREVEAELTELTTRERDRLAEADLLRFGLDEIAKAEPLPGEDLELAAEEERLAYADGLRTAATTAADALASEDLDSTRPNDILGLLSLAKQVLDAEREHDAKLAELADRAGELGYLAADLAGELSSYAADVDTDPARLAVVSERRSLLHGLVRKYGAEQGTVDEVLEWTKRSAARLADLDGSDERVEQLTAELAELDAKLADLGQQMREARIEASQRLGVAVSEELTGLAMPHAKLSVEVHETAAGPFGIDEVEFCFAANPGSPARPLQKAASGGELSRVMLALEVILSDTHPVPTLVFDEIDAGIGGRAAVEVGKRLARLAERTQVIVVTHLPQVAAFADRHAVVLKSDDGSVTTSGLVALDDDARLKELSRMMAGLENSDAAQAHAEELLALAAERHKPRKKSRSKG, encoded by the coding sequence ATGCTGTCAGAGATCCGCATCACCGGGCTGGGCGTGATCGAGGACGCGACGCTGGACCTCGACCCCGGATTCACCGCTGTCACGGGTGAGACCGGTGCAGGTAAGACGATGGTCGTGACCGGCGTGAACATGCTGCTCGGCGGCCGCGCCGACAGCGGTCTGGTGCGGCACGGGACCCGCCGGGCCCGGGTCGAGGGCCGCGCGAGCGCCGTACCGAAGTCGATCGTTCAGCAGGCCGAGGATCGCGGCGGCGAGCTGGACGACGACGAGTTGCTGATCGCCCGGGAGCTGTCGTCCGAGGGGCGCTCGCGGGCGTTCCTCGGCGGTGCGTCGGTGCCGGTGTCCGTGCTGGGCGAGGTGTCCGGCGACCTGGTCGCGATCCACGGGCAGGCCGACCAGTGGCGCTTGCTGCAGCCCGCGCGGCAACGCGAAACGCTGGATACCTTTGCAGGTAAGGCGGTTCTCGTCCCATTGCAGGAGTACTCCGCGGCCTACAAGCGGCACCGCGAGGTCGAGGCCGAGCTGACCGAGCTGACCACGCGTGAGCGCGATCGCCTGGCCGAGGCGGATCTGCTGCGCTTCGGTCTGGACGAGATCGCCAAGGCCGAGCCGCTGCCCGGCGAGGACCTCGAGCTCGCCGCGGAGGAGGAGCGCCTGGCGTACGCCGACGGTCTGCGTACTGCGGCCACGACCGCCGCTGATGCGCTGGCCTCCGAAGACCTTGACTCCACTCGGCCGAACGACATCCTCGGCCTGCTCTCGTTGGCGAAGCAGGTGCTGGACGCCGAGCGCGAGCACGACGCCAAGCTGGCCGAGCTGGCGGACCGGGCCGGCGAGCTCGGATATCTCGCGGCAGACCTGGCCGGCGAGCTTTCGTCGTACGCCGCCGATGTCGACACCGACCCGGCGAGGCTGGCCGTGGTCAGCGAGCGACGTTCGTTGCTGCATGGGCTGGTGCGCAAGTACGGCGCCGAGCAAGGCACCGTGGACGAAGTACTGGAGTGGACGAAGCGGTCCGCGGCCAGACTCGCCGATCTCGACGGCAGCGACGAGCGGGTCGAGCAACTGACCGCGGAGCTGGCCGAGCTGGACGCGAAGCTCGCCGATCTCGGTCAGCAGATGCGCGAGGCCCGGATCGAAGCGTCGCAACGACTCGGCGTCGCGGTGTCCGAAGAGCTGACCGGATTGGCGATGCCGCACGCGAAGCTGTCGGTCGAGGTGCACGAGACCGCGGCCGGTCCGTTCGGCATCGACGAGGTCGAGTTCTGCTTCGCGGCGAACCCGGGCAGCCCGGCGCGTCCGCTGCAGAAGGCCGCGTCCGGTGGAGAGTTGTCGCGGGTCATGCTCGCGCTCGAGGTGATCCTGTCCGACACGCATCCCGTGCCCACGTTGGTGTTCGACGAGATCGACGCCGGCATCGGCGGCCGGGCCGCGGTCGAGGTCGGCAAGCGGCTGGCCAGGCTGGCGGAGCGGACGCAGGTGATCGTGGTCACCCATCTGCCGCAGGTCGCCGCGTTCGCGGACCGTCACGCCGTGGTGCTGAAGAGCGACGACGGCTCGGTCACGACCAGCGGTCTGGTGGCTCTCGACGACGACGCCCGGTTGAAGGAACTGTCCCGGATGATGGCCGGTCTGGAGAATTCCGATGCCGCACAGGCACACGCCGAGGAACTGCTCGCGCTGGCCGCGGAACGCCACAAGCCCCGCAAGAAAAGTCGTTCCAAAGGATGA
- a CDS encoding NAD kinase: protein MAEHEPRRVLLVTHTGREQAVEVAREAHRLLTDAGMQVRLLGGEAEALKLDPVEIVDDPEKAANDVELIMVLGGDGSILRGAELARPHGTPVLGVNLGHVGFLAEAEVDDLERIVQVVVDRSYTVEERMTLAVDVRLDDDLIFETWALNEASVEKAAREKMLEVLVEVDDRPLSRWGCDGVVVATPTGSTAYAFSAGGPIVWPEVEAILMVPLSAHALFSRPIVVAPTSQLSIELVPSWHGRGVLWCDGRRMVEVPPGAEITVRRGTTPVRLARAHEASFTDRLVAKFDLPVLGWRGAAERKRNGNGN from the coding sequence TCGCCCGCGAGGCGCATCGGCTGCTGACCGATGCCGGGATGCAGGTCCGGCTGCTTGGCGGTGAGGCCGAGGCGCTCAAGCTGGATCCGGTCGAGATCGTCGACGACCCGGAGAAGGCGGCGAACGACGTCGAGCTGATCATGGTGCTCGGCGGCGACGGCTCGATCTTGCGCGGCGCCGAGCTGGCCCGCCCGCACGGTACGCCGGTGCTCGGGGTGAACCTGGGCCATGTCGGGTTCCTGGCCGAGGCCGAGGTCGACGACCTCGAGCGGATCGTCCAGGTTGTCGTCGACCGCAGCTACACGGTCGAGGAGCGGATGACGCTGGCCGTCGACGTCCGGCTCGACGACGACCTGATCTTCGAGACCTGGGCGCTGAACGAGGCGAGTGTCGAGAAGGCCGCCCGCGAGAAGATGCTCGAGGTCCTGGTCGAGGTCGACGATCGCCCGCTGTCCCGCTGGGGCTGCGACGGTGTCGTCGTCGCGACCCCGACCGGCAGTACGGCGTACGCGTTCTCCGCCGGCGGCCCGATCGTCTGGCCGGAGGTCGAGGCGATCCTGATGGTGCCGCTGAGCGCGCACGCGTTGTTCTCCCGGCCGATCGTGGTGGCGCCGACGTCGCAGCTGTCGATCGAGCTGGTCCCGTCGTGGCACGGGCGCGGCGTGCTGTGGTGCGACGGCCGCCGGATGGTCGAGGTGCCGCCCGGCGCCGAGATCACGGTCCGGCGGGGCACGACGCCGGTCCGGCTGGCACGGGCGCACGAGGCGTCCTTCACCGACCGACTGGTGGCGAAGTTCGACCTCCCGGTGCTCGGCTGGCGTGGCGCCGCCGAGCGCAAACGCAACGGAAACGGAAACTAG